The Gasterosteus aculeatus chromosome 17, fGasAcu3.hap1.1, whole genome shotgun sequence genome includes a window with the following:
- the tas1r3 gene encoding taste receptor type 1 member 3 isoform X1, with product MCNMAAPFTLLVLCWAFRPTCSENPPEWFHNISTDLFHLPGDIMLGGLFPINMLSSNLSQRREPDNISCESVNTLGLGLALVMKYAVDEINAQQILLPGIKLGFETYDTCKQSAVVVKPTLSFLAAKSNKALSVQCNYTEYETSISAVIGPLSSEMVSVIGKLLGFFLMPQVSFGATSDKFSNKLLYPSFFRTVPSDKWQVAAMVELLERFAWNWVAVVGSEEEYGKAGVQEFSKLAENTSICVAYQGLIPVYTAPKSAIDTIIDNIVATKVNVVVVFSIGEQAKLLFIEVIKRNVTAVWIGSTSWSMSDQLTSLPNIRGVGTIIGFIEKTKRLDLLTDYTQELLIKLSKERERTGHPAPKSNYTKNPCPRCWDLSTANITLVKDPAVEHQAFSVYAAIYSVAQALHNLLQCNSTACIHGPETQILPWKLLEVLKNTSVNINGTHLQFDSQGNPNIGYDIIQWVWNASHFEFVPVGSFPGKLLINKTLFKWHTTNTEVPMSTCSADCMEGQVRRVKGFHSCCFDCIDCLHGTYHAKHDDIQCTKCPNRTWSEHRSTVCKPPTFSYLSWDTSEALGLTLAVVLLLVCEISVGVVFLKHRGTPVITASGGALSYVALVSLMGACLSLLLFLGTPGDLVCRIQLPFFSIFQSVALSIMTFISLQILYATEFPKKAASHLHVLRGPGTWLFVLACCVLQAGLCGFFVHDGPSLSQYKANMEINFVAAFLACPMSPLSGFALIQGFNCLMALVSFMCTFMATKPLHQYNLARDITFSSLFYCVIWVTFIPIYMGMEVKGKSIVHVLFSLASNLALVAAYYFPKCYLLLRTPELNTAEQFGTFLEGAPVTQASEEPQPQNEERT from the exons ATGTGCAACATGGCTGCACCTTTCACTCTGTTAGTTTTGTGCTGGGCATTCAGACCGACCTGCAGTGAGAATCCACCTGAATGGTTTCACAACATTTCTACCGACCTCTTCCATTTGCCTGGGGACATTATGCTCGGAGGGCTTTTTCCCATTAACATGCTCTCCAGCAACCTCAGCCAGAGGAGGGAGCCTGACAACATCAGTTGTGAAAG TGTAAATACATTAGGACTTGGCCTCGCTCTGGTAATGAAATATGCAGTGGATGAGATCAATGCACAACAAATTCTGCTTCCTGGCATCAAGTTGGGTTTTGAAACCTATGATACATGCAAACAATCTGCCGTCGTTGTAAAGCCCACCTTGTCTTTCCTCGCTGCAAAATCCAACAAAGCCCTATCTGTGCAGTGTAATTACACAGAATATGAGACCAGCATATCAGCGGTGATTGGTCCCCTAAGCTCAGAAATGGTATCGGTCATAGGAAAACTCCTGGGATTCTTTCTGATGCCGCAG GTAAGCTTTGGTGCCACCAGTGACAAATTCAGTAACAAGCTTCTCTACCCGTCATTCTTCCGCACGGTTCCCAGTGACAAATGGCAAGTGGCGGCCATGGTGGAACTGTTGGAGCGCTTTGCTTGGAACTGGGTGGCAGTGGTGGGCAGTGAAGAGGAGTATGGAAAAGCTGGTGTGCAGGAATTCTCCAAATTGGCAGAGAACACGTCCATCTGTGTGGCCTATCAGGGACTAATTCCAGTGTATACGGCCCCTAAATCAGCAATAGATACCATCATCGACAACATCGTCGCAACCAAAGTTAATGTGGTAGTGGTCTTTTCTATTGGGGAGCAAGCTAAGCTCCTTTTTATTGAG GTCATCAAGAGGAATGTAACTGCCGTGTGGATTGGCAGCACAAGTTGGTCCATGAGTGATCAATTGACTTCGCTCCCCAATATCAGAGGAGTCGGCACCATCATCGGTTTCATTGAGAAGACAAAGCGCCTGGACCTGCTCACAGACTACACGCAGGAGCTCCTCATCAAACTGAGCAAAGAAAGGGAAAGGACCGGCCATCCAGCACCTAAATCAAATTATACAAAAAATCCCTGCCCACGATGTTGGGACCTGTCAACTGCAAATATTACCCTGGTCAAAGATCCCGCAGTGGAGCACCAAGCTTTCAGTGTGTATGCCGCCATCTACAGTGTTGCACAGGCCCTGCACAACCTGCTGCAATGCAATTCAACCGCCTGCATCCACGGACCTGAAACCCAAATCCTTCCCTGGaag CTGTTGGAGGTTTTAAAGAATACGTCTGTGAACATAAACGGCACACATTTACAGTTTGACAGTCAAGGCAACCCAAATATAGGATATGATATAATTCAGTGGGTCTGGAACGCTTCACATTTTGAATTTGTACCTGTTGGTAGCTTTCCTGGAAAGTTGTTAATCAACAAAACCCTCTTCAAATGGCACACTACAAACACAGAG GTTCCTATGTCCACCTGTTCAGCAGACTGTATGGAGGGGCAAGTCCGCAGAGTCAAAGGCTTCCATTCCTGCTGTTTTGATTGTATCGACTGTTTGCACGGAACTTACCATGCAAAACATG ACGACATCCAGTGCACAAAGTGCCCAAATCGTACGTGGTCCGAGCACCGCAGCACTGTTTGCAAACCACCCACCTTCTCCTATTTGTCCTGGGACACATCCGAGGCTCTGGGACTCACACTGGCTGTGGTGCTGCTCCTGGTGTGTGAGATTTCAGTGGGTGTTGTGTTCCTGAAACACCGGGGGACCCCGGTGATAACAGCCTCGGGGGGAGCCCTAAGTTATGTGGCTCTGGTTAGCCTGATGGGAGCTTGCCTCAGTCTTCTGCTCTTCCTGGGGACGCCGGGGGACTTGGTGTGTCGTATTCAGCTGCCCTTCTTCTCCATTTTCCAATCAGTGGCCCTCTCCATTATGACTTTCATCTCCCTGCAG attctgtacgcGACAGAGTTCCCAAAGAAGGCCGCCTCTCATCTGCACGTACTAAGAGGCCCCGGAACCTGGCTGTTTGTGCTGGCGTGCTGTGTTCTGCAGGCCGGTCTGTGTGGCTTTTTTGTTCACGACGGGCCTTCGCTGTCTCAGTATAAGGCAAATATGGAAATAAACTTTGTGGCAGCGTTTCTGGCATGTCCAATGTCACCCTTGTCTGGATTTGCTCTCATACAAGGTTTCAACTGCCTAATGGCCCTCGTATCTTTTATGTGCACCTTCATGGCAACAAAGCCTCTTCACCAGTACAACCTCGCCAGGGACATcaccttctcctctctgttctACTGCGTGATATGGGTGACCTTTATACCGATCTACATGGGTATGGAAGTGAAGGGCAAGTCTATAGTGCATGTTCTTTTCTCCCTAGCAAGCAACTTGGCATTGGTGGCAGCCTACTACTTCCCAAAATGCTACTTGCTGTTGAGAACGCCTGAGCTCAATACAGCAGAGCAATTTGGTACCTTCCTAGAGGGGGCTCCAGTAACACAAGCTAGCGAGGAACCACAGCCCCAGAATGAGGAAAGGACATGA
- the odad1 gene encoding coiled-coil domain-containing protein 114 isoform X1: protein MPRRRLASSAHSDSTVMDIDGTAESEIAKLQRQFRIMEGDRQAYNIQARKQIRKQQQEIQNLLKEQEDLHMNLGAFKSLSRQQQDSEDAQCLRALLEQRDVLEEETEKEKQRQKELEKEITNMELKLVELRKGEVSTGDAQTSVLQRTQKAVRTLEYKLNKCLTRFNEQLTKNCHLREELQTLHIERIRFQQLHNKLDKELYDVRKKIREIVNLSTAAYDARVEAQSKMTMMKEKAEKDLAQYNAEMKELERVIAQEFSLKEFMTTKCSERSEQDRGNEMEHKQLAEMKEQRRTSSGEESPGVLEEVFERIQTVTGEDNLDMLVSRFIQVEDQNFAHFNFVNEQNMEAEALRDHISKTQAEIQQLRAADLQQEQDHRSLLRDIEQQQKENQFQAEDYEIQAGIISQILDEIKTGVTSIFSKMDCDRSVMEDTLGSSTGSAENNIMSHLGLVEQKTNELLTIRAFLNSKDLEKDYNPKDLATFLLGQNPELLQQTVNIQPEIHSLGFDPEESPVTDEDERPLSQGELRKRIWKGVLQKESSARQAATKASKINQQFGGRLRSLEDPLI, encoded by the exons ATGCCACGGAGAAGATTGGCCAGTAGTGCCCACTCAGACAGCACTGTGATGGATATTGATGGAACAG CAGAATCAGAGATAGCCAAACTGCAGAGACAGTTCAGGATCATGGAAGGAGATCGGCAGGCCTACAACATTCAGGCCAGGAAGCAGATCCGCAAACAACA GCAGGAGATACAGAATCTgctgaaggagcaggaggacctgCATATGAACCTTGGTGCATTTAAAAGCTTGTCACGCCAACAGCAGGACAGCGAGGACGCTCAGTGTCTCCGTgctctgctggagcagagagacgtgttagaggaggagacggagaaagagaagCAGCGTCAAAAAGAACTTGAGAAAGAG ATTACAAACATGGAGTTGAAGCTGGTAGAGTTGAGGAAAGGGGAGGTCAGTACTGGGGATGCGCAGACGTCTGTGTTACAGCGGACTCAGAAGGCCGTACGCACTTTGGAATACAAACTGAACAAA TGCTTGACTCGCTTCAATGAGCAGCTGACCAAAAACTGCCACCTGAGAGAGGAGTTGCAGACACTTCACATTGAGCGCATCCGTTTCCAGCAACTACACAACAAACTGGACAAG gAACTCTACGATGTCCGAAAGAAAATCAGGGAAATTGTCAACCTGTCCACTGCAGCCTACGATGCCAG AGTGGAAGCTCAGTCCaagatgacgatgatgaaggAGAAGGCAGAGAAGGACCTCGCCCAGTACAATGCTGAGATGAAGGAACTGGAAAGGGTTATTGCACAAGAGTTCAGCCTGAAGGAGTTTATGACCACCAAGTGCAGCGAGAGGAGTGAGCAGGACCGGGGCAATGAGATGGAACACAAACAAC TGGCAGagatgaaggagcagaggaggacgtCCTCGGGGGAAGAGTCGCCGGgcgttctggaggaggtgttcgAGAGGATCCAGACAGTGACCGGGGAGGACAACCTGGACATGCTGGTCTCCAGGTTCATCCAGG TTGAAGACCAGAACTTTGCACACTTCAACTTTGTAAATGAGCAAAACATGGAGGCTGAGGCCCTGCGAGATCATATCAGCAAG ACACAAGCAGAGATACAGCAATTACGTGCAGCAGAtctgcagcaggagcaggatCATCGCTCTCTGCTGAGAGACATCGAAcagcaacaaaaggaaaaccagTTTCAAGCCGAGGACTATGAAATCCAAGCCGGCATCATAAGCCAAATACTGGACGAGATCAAAACAG GCGTGACCAGCATCTTCTCTAAAATGGATTGTGACCGCTCAGTGATGGAGGATACACTGGGCTCCTCTACAGGGAGCGCTGAGAACAACATCATGTCCCACCTGGGTCTGGTGGAACAGAAGACCAACGAGCTGCTCACCATACGAGCTTTCCTCAATTCTAAA GATCTAGAAAAGGACTACAATCCAAAAGACTTAGCCACATTTCTTTTGGGTCAAAATCCAGAACTGCTTCAGCAGACTGTCAACATCCAACCTGAAATCCACAG TTTGGGATTTGATCCAGAAGAGTCTCCTGTCACCGACGAGGACGAACGACCACTTTCACAGGGGGAACTGCGCAAACGGATATGGAAAGGG GTTCTGCAGAAAGAGAGTTCAGCTCGGCAGGCAGCAACCAAAGCCTCAAAGATCAACCAGCAGTTTGGTGGCCGGCTGCGCTCTCTGGAGGACCCACTAATCTGA
- the tas1r3 gene encoding taste receptor type 1 member 3 isoform X2, whose product MCNMAAPFTLLVLCWAFRPTCSENPPEWFHNISTDLFHLPGDIMLGGLFPINMLSSNLSQRREPDNISCESVNTLGLGLALVMKYAVDEINAQQILLPGIKLGFETYDTCKQSAVVVKPTLSFLAAKSNKALSVQCNYTEYETSISAVIGPLSSEMVSVIGKLLGFFLMPQVIKRNVTAVWIGSTSWSMSDQLTSLPNIRGVGTIIGFIEKTKRLDLLTDYTQELLIKLSKERERTGHPAPKSNYTKNPCPRCWDLSTANITLVKDPAVEHQAFSVYAAIYSVAQALHNLLQCNSTACIHGPETQILPWKLLEVLKNTSVNINGTHLQFDSQGNPNIGYDIIQWVWNASHFEFVPVGSFPGKLLINKTLFKWHTTNTEVPMSTCSADCMEGQVRRVKGFHSCCFDCIDCLHGTYHAKHDDIQCTKCPNRTWSEHRSTVCKPPTFSYLSWDTSEALGLTLAVVLLLVCEISVGVVFLKHRGTPVITASGGALSYVALVSLMGACLSLLLFLGTPGDLVCRIQLPFFSIFQSVALSIMTFISLQILYATEFPKKAASHLHVLRGPGTWLFVLACCVLQAGLCGFFVHDGPSLSQYKANMEINFVAAFLACPMSPLSGFALIQGFNCLMALVSFMCTFMATKPLHQYNLARDITFSSLFYCVIWVTFIPIYMGMEVKGKSIVHVLFSLASNLALVAAYYFPKCYLLLRTPELNTAEQFGTFLEGAPVTQASEEPQPQNEERT is encoded by the exons ATGTGCAACATGGCTGCACCTTTCACTCTGTTAGTTTTGTGCTGGGCATTCAGACCGACCTGCAGTGAGAATCCACCTGAATGGTTTCACAACATTTCTACCGACCTCTTCCATTTGCCTGGGGACATTATGCTCGGAGGGCTTTTTCCCATTAACATGCTCTCCAGCAACCTCAGCCAGAGGAGGGAGCCTGACAACATCAGTTGTGAAAG TGTAAATACATTAGGACTTGGCCTCGCTCTGGTAATGAAATATGCAGTGGATGAGATCAATGCACAACAAATTCTGCTTCCTGGCATCAAGTTGGGTTTTGAAACCTATGATACATGCAAACAATCTGCCGTCGTTGTAAAGCCCACCTTGTCTTTCCTCGCTGCAAAATCCAACAAAGCCCTATCTGTGCAGTGTAATTACACAGAATATGAGACCAGCATATCAGCGGTGATTGGTCCCCTAAGCTCAGAAATGGTATCGGTCATAGGAAAACTCCTGGGATTCTTTCTGATGCCGCAG GTCATCAAGAGGAATGTAACTGCCGTGTGGATTGGCAGCACAAGTTGGTCCATGAGTGATCAATTGACTTCGCTCCCCAATATCAGAGGAGTCGGCACCATCATCGGTTTCATTGAGAAGACAAAGCGCCTGGACCTGCTCACAGACTACACGCAGGAGCTCCTCATCAAACTGAGCAAAGAAAGGGAAAGGACCGGCCATCCAGCACCTAAATCAAATTATACAAAAAATCCCTGCCCACGATGTTGGGACCTGTCAACTGCAAATATTACCCTGGTCAAAGATCCCGCAGTGGAGCACCAAGCTTTCAGTGTGTATGCCGCCATCTACAGTGTTGCACAGGCCCTGCACAACCTGCTGCAATGCAATTCAACCGCCTGCATCCACGGACCTGAAACCCAAATCCTTCCCTGGaag CTGTTGGAGGTTTTAAAGAATACGTCTGTGAACATAAACGGCACACATTTACAGTTTGACAGTCAAGGCAACCCAAATATAGGATATGATATAATTCAGTGGGTCTGGAACGCTTCACATTTTGAATTTGTACCTGTTGGTAGCTTTCCTGGAAAGTTGTTAATCAACAAAACCCTCTTCAAATGGCACACTACAAACACAGAG GTTCCTATGTCCACCTGTTCAGCAGACTGTATGGAGGGGCAAGTCCGCAGAGTCAAAGGCTTCCATTCCTGCTGTTTTGATTGTATCGACTGTTTGCACGGAACTTACCATGCAAAACATG ACGACATCCAGTGCACAAAGTGCCCAAATCGTACGTGGTCCGAGCACCGCAGCACTGTTTGCAAACCACCCACCTTCTCCTATTTGTCCTGGGACACATCCGAGGCTCTGGGACTCACACTGGCTGTGGTGCTGCTCCTGGTGTGTGAGATTTCAGTGGGTGTTGTGTTCCTGAAACACCGGGGGACCCCGGTGATAACAGCCTCGGGGGGAGCCCTAAGTTATGTGGCTCTGGTTAGCCTGATGGGAGCTTGCCTCAGTCTTCTGCTCTTCCTGGGGACGCCGGGGGACTTGGTGTGTCGTATTCAGCTGCCCTTCTTCTCCATTTTCCAATCAGTGGCCCTCTCCATTATGACTTTCATCTCCCTGCAG attctgtacgcGACAGAGTTCCCAAAGAAGGCCGCCTCTCATCTGCACGTACTAAGAGGCCCCGGAACCTGGCTGTTTGTGCTGGCGTGCTGTGTTCTGCAGGCCGGTCTGTGTGGCTTTTTTGTTCACGACGGGCCTTCGCTGTCTCAGTATAAGGCAAATATGGAAATAAACTTTGTGGCAGCGTTTCTGGCATGTCCAATGTCACCCTTGTCTGGATTTGCTCTCATACAAGGTTTCAACTGCCTAATGGCCCTCGTATCTTTTATGTGCACCTTCATGGCAACAAAGCCTCTTCACCAGTACAACCTCGCCAGGGACATcaccttctcctctctgttctACTGCGTGATATGGGTGACCTTTATACCGATCTACATGGGTATGGAAGTGAAGGGCAAGTCTATAGTGCATGTTCTTTTCTCCCTAGCAAGCAACTTGGCATTGGTGGCAGCCTACTACTTCCCAAAATGCTACTTGCTGTTGAGAACGCCTGAGCTCAATACAGCAGAGCAATTTGGTACCTTCCTAGAGGGGGCTCCAGTAACACAAGCTAGCGAGGAACCACAGCCCCAGAATGAGGAAAGGACATGA
- the LOC120835052 gene encoding uncharacterized protein LOC120835052: MADTAIEKTATAEVTAKELKEKKEATLKEEGEKQNKEEGEKPKEGEKKEEAKEEEVEKKTDNGDAPANGTNGADHSEKVEKKAEEKHKNGDDGEAEVAPPAEETDAQPVKRAVEEEEEEEEKVETKKQKTEENGDSKEAEVEA, translated from the exons ATGGCCGACACAGCTATTGAAAAAACCGCAACTGCAGAGGTTACAGCCAAG gagctgaaagagaagaaagaagcgaccctgaaggaggagggggagaaacagaacaaggaggagggggagaaaccgaaggagggggagaagaaggaggaggcgaaggaggaggaggtggagaagaagacCGACAACGGGGACGCACCTGCCAATGGCACA AATGGTGCAGATCACAgtgaaaaagtggaaaaaaaggcagaggAGAAACACAAGAATGGAGATGATG GAGAGGCGGAGGTGGCGCCCCCTGCTGAGGAGACCGATGCACAACCCGTGAAGCGTGcagtagaagaagaggaggaggaggag gaAAAGGTGGAGACAAAAAAGCAGAAGACAGAGGAAAATGGAGATTCAAAAGAGGCAGAAGTGGAGGCTTAG
- the odad1 gene encoding coiled-coil domain-containing protein 114 isoform X2, whose protein sequence is MPRRRLASSAHSDSTVMDIDGTESEIAKLQRQFRIMEGDRQAYNIQARKQIRKQQQEIQNLLKEQEDLHMNLGAFKSLSRQQQDSEDAQCLRALLEQRDVLEEETEKEKQRQKELEKEITNMELKLVELRKGEVSTGDAQTSVLQRTQKAVRTLEYKLNKCLTRFNEQLTKNCHLREELQTLHIERIRFQQLHNKLDKELYDVRKKIREIVNLSTAAYDARVEAQSKMTMMKEKAEKDLAQYNAEMKELERVIAQEFSLKEFMTTKCSERSEQDRGNEMEHKQLAEMKEQRRTSSGEESPGVLEEVFERIQTVTGEDNLDMLVSRFIQVEDQNFAHFNFVNEQNMEAEALRDHISKTQAEIQQLRAADLQQEQDHRSLLRDIEQQQKENQFQAEDYEIQAGIISQILDEIKTGVTSIFSKMDCDRSVMEDTLGSSTGSAENNIMSHLGLVEQKTNELLTIRAFLNSKDLEKDYNPKDLATFLLGQNPELLQQTVNIQPEIHSLGFDPEESPVTDEDERPLSQGELRKRIWKGVLQKESSARQAATKASKINQQFGGRLRSLEDPLI, encoded by the exons ATGCCACGGAGAAGATTGGCCAGTAGTGCCCACTCAGACAGCACTGTGATGGATATTGATGGAACAG AATCAGAGATAGCCAAACTGCAGAGACAGTTCAGGATCATGGAAGGAGATCGGCAGGCCTACAACATTCAGGCCAGGAAGCAGATCCGCAAACAACA GCAGGAGATACAGAATCTgctgaaggagcaggaggacctgCATATGAACCTTGGTGCATTTAAAAGCTTGTCACGCCAACAGCAGGACAGCGAGGACGCTCAGTGTCTCCGTgctctgctggagcagagagacgtgttagaggaggagacggagaaagagaagCAGCGTCAAAAAGAACTTGAGAAAGAG ATTACAAACATGGAGTTGAAGCTGGTAGAGTTGAGGAAAGGGGAGGTCAGTACTGGGGATGCGCAGACGTCTGTGTTACAGCGGACTCAGAAGGCCGTACGCACTTTGGAATACAAACTGAACAAA TGCTTGACTCGCTTCAATGAGCAGCTGACCAAAAACTGCCACCTGAGAGAGGAGTTGCAGACACTTCACATTGAGCGCATCCGTTTCCAGCAACTACACAACAAACTGGACAAG gAACTCTACGATGTCCGAAAGAAAATCAGGGAAATTGTCAACCTGTCCACTGCAGCCTACGATGCCAG AGTGGAAGCTCAGTCCaagatgacgatgatgaaggAGAAGGCAGAGAAGGACCTCGCCCAGTACAATGCTGAGATGAAGGAACTGGAAAGGGTTATTGCACAAGAGTTCAGCCTGAAGGAGTTTATGACCACCAAGTGCAGCGAGAGGAGTGAGCAGGACCGGGGCAATGAGATGGAACACAAACAAC TGGCAGagatgaaggagcagaggaggacgtCCTCGGGGGAAGAGTCGCCGGgcgttctggaggaggtgttcgAGAGGATCCAGACAGTGACCGGGGAGGACAACCTGGACATGCTGGTCTCCAGGTTCATCCAGG TTGAAGACCAGAACTTTGCACACTTCAACTTTGTAAATGAGCAAAACATGGAGGCTGAGGCCCTGCGAGATCATATCAGCAAG ACACAAGCAGAGATACAGCAATTACGTGCAGCAGAtctgcagcaggagcaggatCATCGCTCTCTGCTGAGAGACATCGAAcagcaacaaaaggaaaaccagTTTCAAGCCGAGGACTATGAAATCCAAGCCGGCATCATAAGCCAAATACTGGACGAGATCAAAACAG GCGTGACCAGCATCTTCTCTAAAATGGATTGTGACCGCTCAGTGATGGAGGATACACTGGGCTCCTCTACAGGGAGCGCTGAGAACAACATCATGTCCCACCTGGGTCTGGTGGAACAGAAGACCAACGAGCTGCTCACCATACGAGCTTTCCTCAATTCTAAA GATCTAGAAAAGGACTACAATCCAAAAGACTTAGCCACATTTCTTTTGGGTCAAAATCCAGAACTGCTTCAGCAGACTGTCAACATCCAACCTGAAATCCACAG TTTGGGATTTGATCCAGAAGAGTCTCCTGTCACCGACGAGGACGAACGACCACTTTCACAGGGGGAACTGCGCAAACGGATATGGAAAGGG GTTCTGCAGAAAGAGAGTTCAGCTCGGCAGGCAGCAACCAAAGCCTCAAAGATCAACCAGCAGTTTGGTGGCCGGCTGCGCTCTCTGGAGGACCCACTAATCTGA